The genomic region ATTGTAATCAAAATCTCCGGAGCCAAATTATTTTTATCTTTTTCGAATTTTGCCTGCCCGTCCGTAGTGGAACGAAGGCGGGTGCTTTTTGTGGCTAAATAATTTTTATAAAGTAGATCACCTGAATATATTACATCATTTACGCCATGGAGATTTGAGATCACATCACCCACCACAGTAACATTCAACTGATTCAGTAATCCTGCTAACTCACGATTCGGCTCCAATTGTCCACCCAAAACCATTACCTTTTCAGATGATTCTAGAATGGACTCAAATTCGCCCCAAACCGATTCTTCAATTTTTTGTTTTTTATTTTTTATGTGTTTCGTAGGAAAAATATTTTCTTCAGAAACACTTTTATTGTTTATTCTCTGCGCTCTCCGTATCTCCGTGGTAAATACAACATCCTTCAAAGATTCAGGATAAAATGGCTCCCGAATAGGAATATTCAAATGCACCGGTCCTTTTGCTCCATCCAAAGCTAAATTCAATGCTATTTCGGCAACATCCATATTTTCTTCATCATAGACAAAACTTCCTTTAATGTGATTTCCAAAAAGATTATTTTGTCGAATTGTTTGCCCATCCCACTGATCAATCCATTCCGTCGGACGGTCAGCCGTGAGTACAATCAAGGGTACTTGCTGATAAAATGATTCTGTGACAGCTGACGCAAAATTCAATGCTGCAGTTCCGGATGTGCAAACCAAAACGACCGGCTTCCCTGATTGTTGTGCCAATCCCAATCCCACAAATCCAGCAGATCGCTCATCCGTGACCGAAATAGTTTCAATATCAGGATGTTTGCCAAATCCAATCAGCAAGGGCGCACAACGAGATCCGGGACAAACTACCGATTTCTCCACGCCAAATTCGGCGCAAAGCCCAACTAAATTGTAAATATGCTGGGTATTTTTTAAAGCCAATGAGTTCAAAGAGATTCTCTTATTTTTTCAATTATATTCTCTGTGTTCTCCGTGTCTCCGTGTCTCTGTGGTAAAGAATTTCCATTCATCACACCTAGTAATGTCTGACATTTCAACGCCGTCTCGTCCCATTCTTTTTCAGGAATAGAATCATGTGTAATTCCTGCGCCTGCATAAAGGACTGCACGTGTTCGTAAAATTTGCATACAACGCAGATTCACATAAAGTTTTGAAATACCATCCATATTTACCGGACCTAAAAATCCGCTGTAAAATTCCCGATTCAAATGTTCATTGGCGGCGATAAATCGCAAAGCTGAAAATTTCGGCATGCCACAAACGGCTGATGTAGGATGAAGTAGATTAAGCATCACAGTCCCTAATTCTGGGAAATGAACTTCATTCAGATCAACAATATATTCCGTTTTCAAGTGAATCATATTCCCGGCACGAACGGACCGTGGGCCTGTTTCGTCAAATTCCCGTAATCGAATTGTTTTAAATTGCTCAATAATGTAGCGACTCACCATAGCCTGTTCTTCAATTTCTTTTTGATTCCATGCCGCTTCAGACACATCTTTATCCAAGGGGAAGGGTTGAGTCCCAGCAACAGAAACCGTTCGGAAATGGTCCGCTGATGATTCAATCAAAAGTTCAGGTGTGGCGCCCATCCAAGTTCCACGACTGGGGATGGAAACCAAGCTCACAAAGGCATCAGGATATGCTTTTTCCATTCGATTAAATTGATCAATAATATCAAAATTTTTGGGCAATGGTTCGTCATAAGTTCGAGCCGAAACCACCTTATCAAATTCACCTTCACCAATGGCAGTTATCCCCTTTTTTACCATGTTAATAAAGTGATTTTTTTGTCCGGAAATTTCTGTATCGGGCCGTGTATTCAAATGAAATGATATTTTTGTATTCTTCTCCGCGTCTCCGAGACTCTGTGGTTCACCAATATTACCATTCCAATTTCCATTTTCATCCGTAACCGCAAGAATATCTGCTTTCAGAAAAAGCGTCTCATTCCCTTCCGGATTCATAAATGGACTAACTATAAATCCCATTTCCGTTTTCTGGAGATCAATTCGACCTTTCGCGGGTGATTCTGTCAAATCAGCCAAAAAATGAATAGACTTTTCCCGTGGACACCGCCAAACAGCAATAGATCCATTTTCGGCCATCGCCCCAGACCAAAGCGATTTTAGATCCATTTTATTACTCCGTGTCTCTTTGTCTCCGTGGTCCATTATTTATCAATCACTGCCAAAGTCAATCGACTCACCGCCACCATTTTTTCATCTTCATTTTTAATTTCAATATTCCAAACTTGGATTTTCCTTCCCAGTTTGATTGGCATCGCTTTCCCATAAACCCATCCATCTCGGGCGCTTCGTAAATGATTACAATTGATTTCAATCCCCACAACGGTTTGCGTATCTCGATTCACTTGTATTCCCCCGGCGATGCTTCCTAATGTTTCGGCCAAAGCAGCCGAAGCTCCACCATGAAGCAACCCAAAAGGTTGGACCGTTCGTTCATCTACAGGCATTTTACCACAGATATAATCCGATCCAATATCCGTAATTTCTATCCCCAGATGATCTACCATCGTATTCTTTCCAAATTCATTTATTTTTTCAAGTGCTATTTTTTTTTCCATAATCTTTTATTAAGTGTTTGAGTGTTCCTGCATTAAAGAATTCAAATTCTAAAATGCTTGAAAGTTTGAATTCATTTTATTTTTTTGTGTATTTTGCGCCTTTTGTGGCAATCTTTATTTTTGACCTATATAAAGTGTACAAACTCCAAAAGTCAGTGGAATGGCTTTACAATTTTTCAATCCCATGGATTCCATTAGTTTCAGGAATTCTTTACGAGTGGGAAAGTTCATAATGGAATCGGCCAAATATTCATAAGCAGCAGGGTTTTTTGTAAACCATTTCGCCAATTTGGGAAGAACGCCATTCAAGTAAAAACTATACGTATTTCTCCATAGACCAGGCTCGGGCGTTGTAAGCTCCAAAACCATTACTTGTCCATCAGGAACAATAATTCTTTTCATTTCAGATAACGCTTTTTCTTTATCCGGAATATTTCGAATACCGAATGCTATAGCGGTCACATCAAAAGAATTATCATCAAATTCGATATTTGTAGCATCGCCCCACTTTAATTCAACACGATTATTTAAATTTTGGGCATCTACTTTTACCAATCCATTATTGACCATTTCTTGGACGAAGTCTACCCCCGTGACATTAACATTCGGATATGTATTGGCACAATCCAAGGCAAGATCACCCGTTCCCGTGGCTACATCTAAAAAGCGATTTGTAGAAAAGAATTTCATTTCCTGAACGGTACGTTTTCGCCAAGCCACATCCCGACGTCCAGATAAGAACCGGTTTAAAAAATCATATTTATCAGTTACAGATGCAAAAATATCTTTAACAATTCCAATTCGCTGATCATCGCTCATTTCACCAACGGATGGATATTCTTTTTGTTTTAATTCATTCATTTTTTTGTGTCACAAAGATGAAAATAACATTAAATGTTTTCTCAGTGTCTTCGCGCCTTCGTGGTTTTGCTAAAACCTTTTGTAAATAATGTTGTTATTCCCATCACCCACTCATCTCTATTAAACTGGTCAGCGTTCCCATAGGATTTTGCTTCGTGATAATTTTTTAAAAATTGATTCAAAATTGAATCCATAAAAAAGATTGCGTGTCTTTTATTTAAATTAGAGTTCAATTCATTTCGATCCATTGCATCTTGAATAATTTCGCCTAAATAATCATTGGATAATTTTTGGAGTTCCGAAACTATTTTCTGACGATTCGGAGAATCTGCCGAATAAATAAGTCGAAAGTAAATTTTGGCCAACCGTGGATGTTCCGCAATGAATTCCACCCCCGAATCCACTATTTTTGAAAGACGTTTTTCAAAAGGAAGATTAACCGTTTCATCCCGCACTTTTCGGAGATAGGATTTCACTTCTCCCAAAGCCAATTTATAAATATGATCATAAAGGACACGCTTTGTCTTAAAATAATTAAAGAGTGATCCCTTGGAAATCCCCGCTTGATTAACAACCGTATTCATGGATGCAGTTTCATAATCCCGTTCTGCAAATTCAGAAATGGACGCATTCACAATCCGCGATTGCTTCTCAGTAGGTAATTGTTCAAATTTGTTCATGGATGAAATCATAATTATTTTTATAATGACCGGGTGGTCAATTTAAGTGTATAATGTCGCAACATGCTACAAATCACTAAATTAATTATTATTTAAATGGGATAGAAAATGGTCGAGAAATAAAACAAAAAATCCTGTCTAGATTTCTCCGGACAGGATTTTAAATCGAGTAGAATTAATATATTCTTTTACAACGAATCAACCGCGGTTGAATCCGATTTAAGCAGTGGCGGTACTTCTCCCCAATAGGTTGGGGAAGTGTTCAATTGCCATGTAATATTGTCATTAGTCTGGTACACTTCTATCTCTTCCCCAATTCGAATATTACTGGAAGCCCATTCTGAATTTGATTTTCCAATGGTAAGCAGGCCTAATGATTCGCCGTTATGATCTTTTAGATTCAGATGTATCCCAGTTGAATCTCCTACATTGAACTTATCCCATTTGGACTGATTATTTGAAACCAATGAAGTCCTTTTTACCGTTAATAATTTATCAAAAAAGCTATTTACTGTATTGTCTTTCACCACCAATGTATCGTTCCCATCAATGGACCAACTTTCACCATTAAAGGAAAGTGAAATGGCTTCTTCTCCGTTAGAAATTTTAAAATTAAAAATATCATCCTGATTAAGATTAAAAACCTTGTCACTATTTGATGAAAGATTACTTTGTTGAAATTGGTTAATCCCAAAAAGAACCACCAACACTCCCAATGCTATCAAAAGCCATTTCATGTTCTTACCCATAAAGTTCCTCTAAGATGTTACTTCTACGCTTTTGTTGGCGCATTCGAACTAATCCAAAGCCAACAATTAGGAAGGAGGGTAAAACAACATTGACCCATTTCCATGTTTTCTTCGCATCATCAGAAACTTCTTTTAAAGGACGTGATGTTATCTCCCTAGAACGCAATGCAATTAAATCGCGGTCACCAATAAGATAGTCCACAGAATTCATGATAAATATTTGATTCTCAGGAGAACGGCCACCCCCTTGGTCAGCCATAAAATCTGAATCGCCAACGAGGATGACTTGGCTCATAATCCCATTTTTTCCTATTTTTTCAGAACGAGCACTCAATACCTTATCTGATTGATTAAACATTCGAATGAATGGGTTTTGCTTTGGATCAGGATTCAAATTGAAATTACCTCTC from Candidatus Neomarinimicrobiota bacterium harbors:
- a CDS encoding chorismate-binding protein → MDHGDKETRSNKMDLKSLWSGAMAENGSIAVWRCPREKSIHFLADLTESPAKGRIDLQKTEMGFIVSPFMNPEGNETLFLKADILAVTDENGNWNGNIGEPQSLGDAEKNTKISFHLNTRPDTEISGQKNHFINMVKKGITAIGEGEFDKVVSARTYDEPLPKNFDIIDQFNRMEKAYPDAFVSLVSIPSRGTWMGATPELLIESSADHFRTVSVAGTQPFPLDKDVSEAAWNQKEIEEQAMVSRYIIEQFKTIRLREFDETGPRSVRAGNMIHLKTEYIVDLNEVHFPELGTVMLNLLHPTSAVCGMPKFSALRFIAANEHLNREFYSGFLGPVNMDGISKLYVNLRCMQILRTRAVLYAGAGITHDSIPEKEWDETALKCQTLLGVMNGNSLPQRHGDTENTENIIEKIRESL
- a CDS encoding DUF4340 domain-containing protein; the encoded protein is MGKNMKWLLIALGVLVVLFGINQFQQSNLSSNSDKVFNLNQDDIFNFKISNGEEAISLSFNGESWSIDGNDTLVVKDNTVNSFFDKLLTVKRTSLVSNNQSKWDKFNVGDSTGIHLNLKDHNGESLGLLTIGKSNSEWASSNIRIGEEIEVYQTNDNITWQLNTSPTYWGEVPPLLKSDSTAVDSL
- the ubiE gene encoding bifunctional demethylmenaquinone methyltransferase/2-methoxy-6-polyprenyl-1,4-benzoquinol methylase UbiE, whose translation is MNELKQKEYPSVGEMSDDQRIGIVKDIFASVTDKYDFLNRFLSGRRDVAWRKRTVQEMKFFSTNRFLDVATGTGDLALDCANTYPNVNVTGVDFVQEMVNNGLVKVDAQNLNNRVELKWGDATNIEFDDNSFDVTAIAFGIRNIPDKEKALSEMKRIIVPDGQVMVLELTTPEPGLWRNTYSFYLNGVLPKLAKWFTKNPAAYEYLADSIMNFPTRKEFLKLMESMGLKNCKAIPLTFGVCTLYIGQK
- a CDS encoding TetR/AcrR family transcriptional regulator, giving the protein MISSMNKFEQLPTEKQSRIVNASISEFAERDYETASMNTVVNQAGISKGSLFNYFKTKRVLYDHIYKLALGEVKSYLRKVRDETVNLPFEKRLSKIVDSGVEFIAEHPRLAKIYFRLIYSADSPNRQKIVSELQKLSNDYLGEIIQDAMDRNELNSNLNKRHAIFFMDSILNQFLKNYHEAKSYGNADQFNRDEWVMGITTLFTKGFSKTTKARRH
- a CDS encoding hotdog fold thioesterase; the protein is MEKKIALEKINEFGKNTMVDHLGIEITDIGSDYICGKMPVDERTVQPFGLLHGGASAALAETLGSIAGGIQVNRDTQTVVGIEINCNHLRSARDGWVYGKAMPIKLGRKIQVWNIEIKNEDEKMVAVSRLTLAVIDK